In Candidatus Paceibacterota bacterium, the following proteins share a genomic window:
- the rplU gene encoding 50S ribosomal protein L21 — MEFAVIKTGGKQYKVSKGDTLKVEKLLGDYKVGDKIVFDKVLLVDNGKDTTIGTPFINGAKVEATLVKSAKLPTVTVIHYKQKSRYFKKNGHRQPYFEVKIENIK; from the coding sequence ATGGAATTTGCAGTGATAAAAACAGGCGGAAAGCAATATAAAGTTTCAAAGGGCGATACTCTAAAGGTAGAAAAGCTCCTTGGCGACTATAAAGTAGGCGATAAAATCGTCTTTGATAAAGTTTTGCTTGTTGATAATGGCAAAGACACCACTATCGGCACACCTTTCATAAATGGTGCAAAAGTAGAAGCAACTCTAGTAAAATCAGCCAAGCTTCCGACCGTCACTGTCATCCACTACAAGCAGAAAAGCAGATATTTCAAGAAAAACGGACACAGACAGCCATACTTCGAAGTCAAAATAGAAAACATAAAATAA
- a CDS encoding CTP synthase, with protein sequence MQKKSHKYIFVTGGVMSGVGKGITTSSIGTLLQAKGFSVNLLKVDPYLNVDAGTMNPTEHGEVFVLNSGLETDQDMGNYERFLHRDLTGDDYITSGMVYKHVIEAERALKYGGHCVEAIPHIRDEIIRRFEHSAKINKSDITVVEIGGTVGDYQNIMFIEAARTMKVRHPNDVAFVMVSYMPVPGKLGEMKSKPTQNAIRQLNSYGVNADIVIARSEVPMDHKRREKIAVSCSLPTENVISAPDIESVFDVPMNFEKDNLSATLLKVLHLRKKKNEPGLHKWIAFAKKVKEVKDMVDIAIVGKYFNTGDFVLTDAYVSVLEAIKYSAYKLGKKAKIHTINARDYEGEHAKTADWKALLKYDGILVPGGFGESGIEGKLAVIKYAREKKIPYFGLCYGMQLMVIEYARNVLGLKDANTAEINPNSSALVIDVMPDQKKKIAEGNYGGSMRLGAYDANLERGTIAREAYGKDVIQERHRHRYEVNPEFIEKIEDAGMVFSGKSPNGVLMEIAELPRKVHPFFLGTQFHPEFLARPLTPHPLFTEFVKVAIKRKKI encoded by the coding sequence ATGCAGAAGAAATCCCACAAATATATTTTCGTAACTGGTGGAGTTATGTCCGGAGTTGGTAAAGGGATTACCACCTCATCTATTGGAACCCTTCTTCAAGCGAAGGGATTTTCTGTGAACCTTTTGAAAGTGGATCCTTATTTAAATGTTGACGCTGGGACTATGAATCCAACAGAACACGGCGAAGTGTTTGTCTTAAATTCCGGTCTTGAAACGGACCAAGATATGGGAAATTATGAGCGCTTCCTACATCGCGATCTTACAGGCGATGATTACATAACTTCTGGTATGGTTTATAAACATGTCATAGAGGCAGAAAGAGCTTTGAAATACGGAGGACATTGTGTGGAAGCTATACCTCATATTCGTGATGAAATAATTCGCAGATTTGAACATTCGGCGAAGATAAATAAATCAGACATCACTGTCGTGGAGATTGGTGGTACTGTCGGTGACTATCAAAATATAATGTTTATAGAAGCAGCGCGTACCATGAAAGTCCGCCATCCAAATGATGTGGCTTTTGTAATGGTGAGCTATATGCCAGTACCGGGGAAGCTTGGTGAGATGAAGTCAAAGCCAACTCAAAACGCTATTCGTCAGCTCAATTCTTATGGTGTGAATGCAGATATCGTCATAGCAAGGAGCGAAGTGCCGATGGATCATAAAAGAAGGGAAAAGATTGCCGTATCTTGTAGTCTGCCTACGGAAAATGTGATTTCCGCACCCGATATAGAAAGCGTTTTTGATGTACCGATGAATTTTGAAAAAGACAATCTTAGCGCAACTCTTTTGAAAGTTTTACATTTGCGAAAGAAGAAAAACGAACCCGGACTTCACAAATGGATTGCTTTTGCAAAGAAAGTAAAAGAGGTTAAGGATATGGTGGATATTGCTATCGTTGGAAAATATTTTAATACAGGAGATTTTGTGCTTACAGATGCTTATGTCTCGGTGCTTGAAGCGATAAAATATTCTGCATATAAACTCGGTAAAAAAGCCAAAATTCATACTATAAATGCCCGTGATTATGAAGGTGAACACGCAAAGACTGCAGATTGGAAGGCGCTTTTGAAATACGACGGAATACTTGTACCAGGAGGTTTTGGCGAGTCTGGAATAGAAGGGAAGCTCGCTGTCATAAAATATGCTCGCGAGAAGAAGATTCCATATTTTGGACTTTGTTATGGTATGCAACTTATGGTTATAGAATATGCCAGAAATGTGTTGGGGTTAAAAGATGCAAATACCGCAGAGATAAATCCAAACTCCAGCGCGCTTGTGATAGATGTGATGCCGGATCAGAAGAAAAAAATCGCGGAAGGAAATTATGGTGGAAGTATGCGACTCGGTGCTTATGATGCGAACCTAGAGAGGGGAACTATCGCTCGTGAAGCTTATGGTAAAGATGTGATACAAGAAAGGCATAGACATAGATATGAAGTGAACCCTGAATTTATAGAAAAGATTGAAGATGCGGGTATGGTATTTTCCGGCAAATCACCAAATGGCGTGCTTATGGAGATAGCCGAGCTCCCACGAAAAGTACACCCATTTTTCCTTGGTACACAATTCCATCCGGAATTTCTTGCAAGACCACTCACACCGCATCCTTTGTTTACGGAGTTTGTGAAGGTAGCAATAAAAAGAAAAAAGATTTAA
- a CDS encoding polysaccharide lyase, translating into MPKIIEITFDKEIVGLIDEKIINRLFNNPPKIVGVKEGLCSIVKDPLNNDRKVLQIKYQKEIIQEEKTRWRLRFDKPVESATVTYKVMFPEGFDFVRGGKLPGFYGGTAPRGGDKSNLGDGFTARVMWRENGEIFQYMYWMEKDEKKNWGDDLPWIDLDGDMRPFRFIPGKWHTLTTRIVMNTPGENDGNITCRFDGKLALSTTGTFRAKGMSYGIDSFMFTTFFGGNDATWAPKKDEFVYFGDIKIELE; encoded by the coding sequence ATGCCTAAAATAATAGAAATTACTTTTGATAAAGAAATTGTCGGATTGATTGATGAAAAGATAATAAATAGACTTTTCAATAATCCTCCTAAAATTGTAGGTGTAAAAGAGGGTCTTTGTAGTATTGTAAAAGATCCTCTTAATAATGACAGAAAAGTTTTACAGATAAAGTATCAAAAAGAAATAATACAAGAAGAAAAGACGAGGTGGCGTTTAAGATTTGATAAGCCTGTAGAATCTGCAACTGTTACATATAAGGTTATGTTTCCGGAAGGATTTGATTTTGTAAGGGGTGGAAAATTACCTGGATTTTATGGTGGCACAGCCCCAAGGGGTGGCGATAAGTCGAATCTCGGAGATGGTTTTACTGCGAGGGTAATGTGGAGAGAAAATGGGGAAATTTTCCAATATATGTATTGGATGGAAAAAGATGAAAAGAAAAATTGGGGGGATGATTTACCTTGGATTGATTTGGACGGAGATATGAGACCTTTTAGGTTTATACCGGGGAAATGGCATACACTTACTACAAGAATTGTAATGAATACTCCTGGAGAAAATGATGGGAATATCACATGTCGGTTTGATGGGAAATTGGCTCTCTCGACTACAGGAACTTTCAGGGCTAAAGGTATGAGTTATGGAATAGATTCATTTATGTTCACGACATTCTTTGGTGGTAATGATGCGACTTGGGCTCCTAAAAAAGACGAATTTGTATATTTCGGAGATATAAAAATAGAATTGGAATAA
- a CDS encoding toprim domain-containing protein, with protein sequence MNSIERLTKIFSEFPGIGPKQARRFVYFLITRNPSYVDEFRKEITNLRGEIETCADCKKYFILTGQVKNADLKKLCNICADTTRDASSLMIVSRDIDLENIEKSRFFSGKYFVLGGLVPILDKNPEQRIRLNEMISLVSRNADKGLKEIIIGLDANSEGEYTAEIMKKALSPLAEKYNIKISELGRGLSTGTELEYSDPETIKNALKNRG encoded by the coding sequence ATGAACTCCATAGAAAGATTAACAAAAATATTTTCTGAATTCCCTGGTATCGGGCCAAAACAAGCGAGGAGATTCGTGTATTTTTTAATTACAAGAAATCCAAGCTATGTGGACGAATTTAGAAAAGAGATCACTAATCTGCGTGGTGAAATAGAAACTTGTGCTGATTGTAAAAAATATTTTATCCTGACCGGACAGGTAAAAAACGCTGATCTGAAAAAACTTTGCAATATTTGTGCTGATACTACCCGTGATGCAAGCTCTCTTATGATAGTCAGCCGAGATATAGATTTGGAAAATATAGAAAAAAGCAGATTTTTTAGTGGAAAATATTTTGTCCTTGGAGGGCTTGTACCGATTCTCGATAAAAATCCGGAACAAAGGATAAGATTAAATGAAATGATTTCGCTTGTAAGCAGAAATGCCGATAAAGGCCTAAAAGAAATAATTATTGGTTTAGATGCCAACTCCGAAGGAGAATATACCGCAGAAATCATGAAAAAAGCCCTCTCCCCGCTCGCCGAGAAATATAATATAAAGATTTCCGAGCTTGGTCGCGGACTTTCTACTGGCACAGAGCTTGAATACTCCGACCCAGAGACTATTAAAAACGCTTTAAAAAATAGAGGGTAA
- the dnaB gene encoding replicative DNA helicase has protein sequence MANEAKKINIRIPPQNIDSERALLGSLMLSQDKLPEIMDLVHPEAFYVEKHKIIFRAMMDLYHKREPIDLLTLSSKLKENGELDRVGGMSYLTELTSVVPSSTNAEHYGQIVQKKHTMRRLIEAGEHIGNLGYDEAFELEELLDKAEKKMYEVTSTNLSGNFIELKDELGKAMERLDRLHKTKGELRGVPTGFKDLDAKLSGLQNSDLIILAARPSMGKTSLAMDIVRNAAIRYGIPTAVFSLEMSTQQLVDRMLAAESRVDAWKLRTGNLSLDSEFEKIRSSLEPLSKAPIYVDDQAANNILKIRSIVRRLKHEKKLGLVVIDYLQLMSPVQTKNNDNLVQQITEISRSLKQLAKEFDIPVLALSQLSRAVEQRGGKPRLSDLRDSGSIEQDADVVMFIHREINDEGGGRKQTAEILIEKHRNGPTGKVDLYFDADKSSFLPVDKSDFGDFGASMQ, from the coding sequence ATGGCAAATGAAGCAAAAAAAATAAATATCAGAATTCCGCCACAAAACATAGACTCCGAGAGGGCACTTCTCGGTTCTCTTATGTTGAGCCAAGACAAGCTACCTGAAATTATGGACCTTGTTCATCCAGAAGCTTTTTATGTTGAAAAACACAAAATCATTTTCAGAGCGATGATGGATCTGTATCATAAGAGAGAACCAATAGACCTTCTTACACTCTCTTCCAAACTAAAAGAAAATGGTGAGCTTGATAGAGTCGGTGGTATGAGTTATCTCACCGAGCTTACAAGTGTCGTCCCCTCTTCCACCAACGCCGAACACTATGGGCAAATAGTCCAGAAAAAGCACACTATGCGACGCCTGATAGAAGCCGGTGAGCATATCGGCAATCTCGGTTATGATGAAGCATTTGAACTTGAAGAACTCTTAGATAAGGCCGAAAAGAAAATGTACGAAGTTACGAGCACAAACCTTTCTGGTAATTTTATAGAATTAAAAGATGAGCTTGGAAAAGCAATGGAAAGACTTGATCGCCTTCATAAGACAAAGGGTGAACTTCGTGGAGTACCGACCGGTTTCAAAGATTTGGATGCCAAACTTTCTGGACTACAAAATTCGGATCTTATTATTCTTGCTGCAAGACCTTCCATGGGTAAGACTTCTCTTGCGATGGATATAGTGCGAAACGCGGCGATCAGGTACGGCATACCAACAGCAGTCTTTTCACTTGAGATGAGTACTCAACAACTCGTAGACAGAATGCTTGCCGCAGAATCACGTGTAGATGCATGGAAACTCCGCACGGGTAATCTTTCTCTTGATAGCGAGTTTGAAAAAATCCGCTCTTCACTTGAACCCCTTTCAAAAGCACCAATTTACGTGGACGACCAAGCTGCAAACAATATTTTGAAAATTCGCTCTATTGTAAGACGTCTTAAACATGAGAAAAAGCTTGGTCTTGTTGTTATAGATTATCTTCAGCTTATGTCCCCTGTTCAAACTAAGAACAATGACAATTTAGTTCAACAAATTACTGAAATTTCGCGCTCTCTCAAACAACTCGCAAAAGAGTTTGATATCCCTGTCCTTGCTCTTTCACAGCTTTCGAGAGCTGTGGAACAAAGAGGTGGCAAACCAAGGCTTTCAGACTTAAGAGATTCAGGTTCTATTGAACAAGATGCCGATGTTGTCATGTTTATTCACCGAGAGATAAATGATGAGGGTGGTGGTAGAAAACAAACAGCAGAAATTCTCATAGAAAAACACAGAAATGGTCCAACAGGAAAAGTTGATCTATATTTTGACGCTGACAAGTCTTCTTTCTTACCTGTAGACAAAAGCGACTTTGGAGACTTTGGAGCATCCATGCAATAA
- the cysS gene encoding cysteine--tRNA ligase, with translation MILDFFRKKEEKPIYLFNTLSKQKELFKSIKKCHVSFYQCGPTVYWTQHLGNLRAATLSDFIRKTFVYLGYKVKFVRNYTDVGHLVSDGDSGEDKMEKGVKREGLSPRQIADKYIEIFENDIKDLNIPLPDFTPRATDYIKEIIQMIETLLKKGFAYSTDLAIYFDVTKAKDYTRLSRQNLEENRAGSGHADVEDKQKRNHVDFALWFFRAGTHKNAIQYWPSPFKSALVENGNGFPGWHIECSSMSKKLLGDTIDIHMGGIEHIPVHHTNEIAQSESANGKPFVHYWLHNEWLITNGGKMAKSDGTAYNLADVKERGFDPLSVRFLFLQAHYRSKQNFTWESLTAAQSGLDRLRKQVLSLGKKVGKIDRKYKKDFTEKISDDFNTPQALAILSEVLRSNFSDEDKLATILDFDNVLGLNLKDITINSNTIEKMPIEIQEILDERSVARENKEWKKSDELRDKIFTLGYTVKDTSEGQEITKI, from the coding sequence ATGATCTTAGATTTTTTCAGAAAGAAAGAAGAAAAACCTATATATCTCTTTAATACTCTTTCCAAACAAAAGGAGTTATTTAAGTCGATTAAGAAATGTCATGTAAGTTTCTATCAATGCGGGCCAACAGTATACTGGACACAACACTTGGGTAATCTCCGTGCAGCTACTTTGTCTGATTTCATACGTAAGACATTTGTGTATCTCGGATACAAAGTAAAGTTTGTCAGGAACTATACCGATGTTGGTCACCTTGTTTCTGATGGTGATTCTGGTGAAGACAAAATGGAAAAGGGGGTAAAAAGAGAAGGTTTAAGCCCCAGACAAATCGCCGACAAATATATTGAAATCTTTGAAAACGACATTAAAGATTTAAACATCCCACTACCAGATTTTACTCCACGTGCAACTGACTATATAAAAGAAATCATACAGATGATCGAGACTTTGTTGAAAAAAGGCTTCGCATATTCCACAGATCTCGCCATATATTTCGATGTAACAAAAGCAAAAGATTATACTCGCCTATCAAGACAAAACCTTGAAGAAAATAGGGCCGGCAGTGGACATGCTGATGTGGAAGACAAGCAAAAGAGAAATCATGTAGATTTTGCTTTGTGGTTTTTCCGCGCAGGCACACATAAAAACGCAATACAATATTGGCCGTCTCCATTTAAGTCGGCTCTTGTAGAAAATGGCAACGGCTTTCCTGGCTGGCATATTGAGTGTTCTTCAATGTCAAAGAAACTCCTCGGAGATACTATTGATATACATATGGGGGGTATAGAACACATACCAGTGCATCATACAAACGAAATTGCCCAAAGCGAATCTGCAAATGGAAAGCCTTTTGTACATTATTGGTTACACAATGAATGGCTTATAACAAACGGTGGTAAAATGGCAAAATCAGACGGCACAGCATATAATTTAGCCGATGTAAAAGAAAGGGGTTTTGATCCGCTCTCTGTACGTTTCCTCTTCTTGCAGGCACACTATCGATCCAAACAAAATTTCACTTGGGAATCTCTGACAGCGGCACAAAGTGGTCTTGATAGATTAAGAAAGCAAGTCTTATCTCTTGGTAAAAAAGTCGGCAAAATAGATAGGAAATATAAAAAAGACTTTACAGAAAAGATTAGTGATGATTTTAATACTCCACAGGCTCTTGCAATTTTAAGTGAAGTCTTAAGATCAAACTTCTCCGATGAAGACAAACTCGCTACTATTCTAGATTTTGATAATGTACTTGGACTGAATTTGAAAGATATAACAATAAATTCAAATACTATAGAAAAGATGCCAATTGAGATACAGGAAATATTAGACGAAAGAAGTGTTGCGAGAGAAAATAAGGAATGGAAAAAATCAGATGAGCTTAGAGATAAAATATTCACTCTTGGTTATACTGTAAAAGATACATCTGAAGGTCAAGAAATCACCAAAATATAG
- a CDS encoding CorA family divalent cation transporter — protein sequence MIKKYTYKSVTWVDVENPTTEDVRDLVEEFSVNTSVAKDLQLPTYKEKIAMHKNYLYLVMHFPILRRGADGDAKDQEVDFIVGKDFIITTRYESIDALERFQKTFEVNSILHKEKMTDHAGYVFYYIIKELYKAISDEVDSLNDSLERVEKSVFRGKEKEMVWSISNLNRDLLHLNHTVNSHKEIFETLPGLTLKFFGEEFADNCDKLLNEYYRIHDVMENSVDFLKELRDTNDSLLNTKQNQIMKTLTILTFLALPFTVITGFFQMNTINTPFIGYTHDWPIIVSTEVIAVVVLLVLARFKKWL from the coding sequence ATGATCAAAAAATATACATATAAGTCCGTCACTTGGGTAGATGTAGAGAATCCTACTACAGAAGATGTACGAGATCTCGTAGAGGAATTTTCGGTAAACACATCGGTAGCCAAAGATCTCCAACTTCCAACATACAAAGAAAAGATAGCTATGCACAAAAACTATCTCTATCTTGTTATGCACTTCCCCATCTTAAGACGAGGGGCAGATGGTGATGCAAAAGATCAGGAGGTGGATTTTATAGTCGGTAAAGATTTTATAATAACGACGAGATATGAGTCCATCGACGCCCTTGAAAGATTCCAAAAAACATTTGAGGTCAATTCAATCTTGCACAAAGAAAAAATGACTGATCACGCTGGATATGTCTTCTACTATATTATAAAAGAATTATACAAAGCAATCTCTGATGAGGTTGACTCTCTAAATGATTCCCTTGAAAGAGTTGAAAAATCAGTCTTTAGAGGAAAAGAGAAAGAAATGGTCTGGTCTATTTCAAATCTGAATAGAGATCTATTACACTTAAATCATACTGTAAATTCTCACAAAGAGATATTCGAGACTTTGCCAGGACTTACATTGAAGTTCTTCGGCGAAGAATTTGCAGATAATTGTGATAAACTCCTCAATGAATACTATAGGATACATGATGTCATGGAAAATAGCGTAGATTTCTTAAAAGAACTCCGTGATACAAACGATTCTCTTTTAAATACAAAGCAGAATCAAATCATGAAGACTTTAACCATACTTACTTTCTTGGCTCTTCCTTTTACTGTTATTACGGGATTCTTCCAGATGAATACCATAAATACCCCGTTTATTGGTTATACACACGATTGGCCAATAATAGTTTCCACAGAAGTAATTGCTGTTGTCGTTTTACTTGTCCTCGCAAGATTTAAGAAATGGCTTTAA
- a CDS encoding S41 family peptidase, protein MENNFKLSKFVLVLGVILALVFGVGAYVGVRFSDSSIQKIVFVDNSKIDNTSSSTIDMTPFWEVWKDLETRFVPTVKSSKVINNQEKIWGAIQGLTTAYGDPYTIFMPPEDSTAFESDISGNFEGVGMEIGIKENSLIVVSPLKATPAYNAGIKSGDQILTIDGKSTEGISVDKAVKLIRGKAGTQVVLKIAREGKKDSFEVKITRGIINVPTLDTEIKGDVFVIKLYNFYAPAAGAFRSALREFIDSGKYKLTLDLRGNPGGYLESAVDMASWFLPMGKVVVSEDFGMKGGKIYRSKGYDVFTDQLKMVILVDGGSASASEILAGALQEHGVAKLVGAKTFGKGSVQELIKITPETSLKMTIAKWLTPNGNSISEKGITPDYEVKISDADAKAGVDSQFEKAVEVLSK, encoded by the coding sequence ATGGAAAATAATTTCAAATTGAGCAAGTTTGTTTTGGTTCTTGGTGTAATCCTTGCACTAGTCTTTGGAGTAGGTGCTTATGTTGGGGTCAGATTCTCAGACTCTTCCATACAGAAGATTGTCTTTGTTGATAATTCTAAAATAGATAATACCTCATCTTCTACCATTGACATGACACCTTTTTGGGAAGTCTGGAAGGATCTAGAAACCAGATTCGTACCGACAGTTAAAAGTTCAAAAGTCATAAATAATCAAGAAAAAATCTGGGGAGCGATACAGGGTCTAACTACCGCATACGGAGATCCTTATACGATTTTTATGCCACCAGAAGATAGCACGGCATTTGAAAGTGATATTAGTGGAAATTTCGAGGGAGTTGGAATGGAAATCGGTATCAAAGAGAATAGTTTAATAGTTGTCTCTCCCCTGAAAGCCACCCCTGCATACAATGCTGGTATAAAGAGTGGAGATCAAATACTTACTATAGATGGTAAATCCACAGAAGGTATATCTGTGGATAAAGCCGTAAAGCTTATTAGAGGAAAGGCAGGTACACAGGTCGTTTTAAAAATAGCCAGGGAAGGTAAAAAAGATTCCTTTGAGGTAAAAATCACCAGGGGGATTATAAATGTTCCTACTCTAGACACGGAGATAAAGGGAGATGTTTTTGTGATTAAACTTTATAATTTTTATGCACCAGCCGCAGGCGCTTTCAGATCTGCTCTTAGGGAATTTATTGATTCAGGCAAATACAAACTTACTCTTGATCTTCGAGGTAATCCTGGAGGATATTTAGAGTCTGCCGTAGATATGGCGAGCTGGTTTTTGCCTATGGGTAAGGTGGTTGTAAGTGAAGATTTTGGTATGAAAGGAGGAAAAATATATAGAAGCAAAGGATACGATGTATTTACAGATCAACTCAAAATGGTAATTTTAGTAGATGGTGGTTCAGCCTCAGCCTCGGAGATTCTTGCCGGAGCTTTACAAGAACACGGAGTTGCAAAGCTTGTTGGTGCGAAGACTTTTGGTAAAGGCTCGGTACAAGAACTTATAAAGATAACCCCAGAGACATCACTAAAAATGACCATTGCAAAATGGCTTACACCAAATGGAAATTCGATTTCAGAGAAAGGGATTACCCCTGATTATGAAGTAAAAATATCCGATGCTGATGCAAAGGCCGGGGTGGATTCGCAATTTGAAAAAGCGGTGGAGGTGTTATCAAAATAA
- the rplI gene encoding 50S ribosomal protein L9, with product MKIILIKDVKKVGRKFEIKDVADGFAINSLIPSGSALPATEGNIRSVESRKVKDTLSKEEFEKGLESAVAKLKDGKLLILGKVNDKGHLFAGIHKEQIIEEFKKQTGTELPLDIFELEKPIKEVGEQTVNLKVNGKSFEIKLLIKAESI from the coding sequence ATGAAAATCATACTTATAAAAGATGTAAAGAAGGTTGGGAGGAAATTTGAGATAAAAGATGTGGCGGATGGCTTTGCTATAAACTCGCTTATACCGTCTGGCTCAGCTTTGCCAGCGACAGAAGGGAATATCAGAAGTGTTGAATCGAGGAAAGTAAAAGACACTCTTTCTAAAGAGGAATTTGAAAAAGGATTGGAATCTGCTGTGGCAAAACTGAAAGATGGAAAGCTGTTAATTCTCGGAAAAGTAAATGACAAAGGCCATTTATTTGCTGGAATTCACAAAGAGCAGATTATAGAAGAATTTAAAAAGCAGACAGGCACCGAGCTTCCTCTCGATATTTTTGAGCTTGAAAAGCCGATAAAGGAAGTGGGGGAGCAGACTGTGAATCTAAAGGTGAATGGGAAGAGTTTTGAGATAAAGCTTTTGATAAAGGCAGAAAGTATTTAA
- the rpmA gene encoding 50S ribosomal protein L27, with product MAHRKAEGSTRNGRDSNPRYLGVKINHGEIAKIGQIILRQKGRNTIAGKNVGVGKDHTLFALKDGIVEYTTKRKNNFDSTITRRNLVNVKLA from the coding sequence ATGGCACATCGTAAAGCAGAAGGTTCAACAAGAAATGGGCGAGATTCAAATCCACGATATTTAGGCGTGAAGATTAACCATGGAGAAATCGCCAAAATCGGTCAGATAATCTTGAGACAAAAAGGTAGAAACACTATCGCCGGAAAGAATGTCGGTGTCGGTAAAGATCACACTTTATTTGCTCTCAAGGACGGCATTGTAGAATACACCACAAAGAGAAAAAACAATTTTGATTCTACTATCACTAGAAGAAACCTCGTAAATGTAAAATTAGCCTAA
- a CDS encoding 3'-5' exonuclease produces MIIVDVEASGLDPNKHGIVSIGAIDFDTPMEQFYGECRISKELHILDEAIPIAGFSETEMRDPQKQTDTELIEKFIDWAMKRGEHTFGGQNPSFDRDFLQATAHRAHLDWPFAYRTIDLHSICYMHMIKRGLIPPTEKNRSSLNSAKIMQYVGIPAEIKPHNSLRDAKSAGEALSRLLFDKKLLPEYEKYQIPWF; encoded by the coding sequence ATGATAATTGTAGATGTGGAAGCCAGCGGTCTTGATCCAAATAAACATGGTATTGTATCTATTGGAGCGATTGATTTTGATACACCGATGGAACAATTTTATGGTGAATGTAGGATTTCAAAAGAATTGCATATTTTAGATGAGGCCATACCTATTGCTGGTTTTTCCGAGACAGAAATGCGAGATCCACAAAAGCAAACCGACACAGAACTCATAGAAAAGTTTATTGACTGGGCTATGAAGCGAGGAGAGCATACTTTCGGAGGTCAGAATCCATCTTTCGATAGAGATTTCTTGCAAGCGACCGCGCACAGGGCTCATTTGGACTGGCCTTTTGCTTATAGGACAATAGATCTACATTCTATTTGTTATATGCATATGATAAAGAGGGGATTAATTCCACCTACGGAGAAAAACAGAAGCTCGCTTAATTCTGCAAAAATAATGCAATATGTAGGAATTCCGGCAGAGATAAAACCACACAACTCTCTAAGAGATGCAAAATCCGCAGGAGAAGCTCTCTCTCGATTACTTTTTGATAAGAAATTATTGCCAGAATATGAAAAATACCAGATACCTTGGTTTTAG
- a CDS encoding NUDIX domain-containing protein — MKIGVLVLYLRKGKILLCKKWTGAKIGANKWNSYGGELEVGEDSADAGVRETHEESNWGLNVKKRHLVPKGEITFYDWQNTALWFVYLFTCTEFEGEPLESEEMKTPTWFSPAEIPTLDMLPADKIFIPMLIAGDEIRDGWVRFSKDMTAVEDYHLPTTLIAV, encoded by the coding sequence ATGAAAATCGGAGTTTTAGTTTTATATTTGCGGAAAGGTAAAATCCTTCTTTGCAAGAAATGGACCGGTGCAAAAATCGGAGCCAATAAATGGAATAGCTATGGTGGCGAGCTTGAAGTCGGTGAAGACTCGGCAGATGCTGGTGTGAGGGAAACCCATGAGGAGTCAAACTGGGGTCTCAATGTCAAAAAGAGACATCTTGTACCAAAGGGCGAGATAACTTTCTACGATTGGCAAAACACAGCACTCTGGTTTGTTTATCTCTTTACCTGCACTGAGTTTGAGGGTGAACCACTGGAGTCAGAAGAAATGAAGACTCCGACATGGTTCTCTCCAGCGGAGATTCCGACCTTGGATATGCTACCGGCAGACAAGATCTTTATACCGATGCTTATAGCAGGGGATGAGATCAGGGACGGTTGGGTCAGATTCAGCAAAGATATGACGGCCGTCGAAGATTATCATCTCCCGACCACTCTCATTGCTGTTTGA